One stretch of Roseimicrobium sp. ORNL1 DNA includes these proteins:
- a CDS encoding condensation domain-containing protein, which produces MSGEKRARLKQMLESGEIRLQPLSFPQRELWETTPVPVGDPASHICSVIYVRGSLPPELCRASIQRVVERQDALRITFLPGKDRTLQMVRNTGEANFKVRELTPEQRSDEAIEEIIQEIVLEPFDLMHGPLYRVEMLRRSADELLLVFAIHHSVADGWTLGVFVQDLCAAYVQELMGLSEPMPPVPMSYAAWDAAERAFWTPAEVERCASFWKPKLEGAPRLWSPPSSPSHTGPLQRWVTHIPAELTSAVREVVRKTHATLFSTLLTVFQITLHKWTKVGDITVGTPFANRNRAGVKETMGYVAGVVPLRGQVDGEQRFIDALRAVHETTMDSFANFMPFAELAAAMQDKPAPGHNPIFDVRFALQNHPVPDVNLPGMSVKLRMRSTGTARFDLGCEVTEENETLEIVWLSRASLFTHAEVESLNTLYQNVLAEACRSPEDRIANFKS; this is translated from the coding sequence ATGTCAGGAGAAAAACGTGCCCGGCTGAAACAGATGCTGGAGAGCGGAGAAATCCGCCTCCAGCCCCTATCCTTCCCACAGCGTGAGCTGTGGGAGACCACGCCGGTGCCGGTCGGCGATCCGGCGAGTCACATCTGCAGCGTGATCTACGTGCGCGGCAGCCTGCCGCCGGAACTGTGCCGTGCCAGCATCCAGCGGGTGGTGGAACGGCAGGACGCCCTGCGCATCACCTTCCTGCCCGGCAAGGACAGAACCTTGCAAATGGTGCGCAACACCGGCGAGGCGAACTTCAAGGTTCGCGAACTGACGCCTGAGCAGCGCTCCGACGAGGCCATCGAGGAGATCATCCAGGAAATCGTCCTGGAGCCCTTCGACCTGATGCACGGGCCGCTCTACCGGGTGGAGATGTTGCGCCGCAGCGCGGATGAGTTGCTCCTCGTTTTCGCAATTCATCACTCTGTCGCAGACGGATGGACCCTCGGCGTGTTCGTACAGGACCTCTGTGCTGCCTACGTCCAGGAACTCATGGGACTGTCCGAACCCATGCCTCCCGTCCCCATGTCCTACGCGGCGTGGGATGCTGCGGAGCGCGCTTTCTGGACGCCCGCTGAAGTGGAACGGTGCGCCTCCTTCTGGAAGCCGAAACTTGAAGGTGCACCCCGTTTGTGGAGCCCTCCTTCATCGCCGTCTCACACGGGGCCGCTGCAGCGCTGGGTGACGCACATTCCTGCAGAGCTGACCAGCGCGGTACGCGAAGTCGTGCGGAAGACGCACGCCACGCTCTTCAGCACGCTGCTGACCGTTTTCCAAATCACCCTGCATAAGTGGACCAAGGTGGGTGACATCACCGTGGGCACGCCGTTTGCGAATCGCAACCGTGCGGGCGTGAAGGAAACCATGGGCTACGTCGCCGGCGTGGTGCCGCTGCGTGGTCAGGTGGATGGCGAGCAGCGTTTCATCGACGCCCTGCGCGCGGTGCATGAAACGACGATGGACTCGTTCGCCAATTTCATGCCCTTCGCGGAACTCGCGGCTGCAATGCAGGACAAGCCTGCACCGGGACACAACCCCATTTTCGACGTTCGCTTCGCGTTGCAGAACCACCCCGTGCCGGATGTGAATTTGCCCGGCATGTCAGTAAAACTACGTATGCGCTCGACGGGTACAGCAAGATTTGACCTGGGATGCGAAGTAACTGAGGAGAACGAGACCCTTGAGATCGTATGGCTCTCACGCGCCTCGTTGTTCACTCATGCCGAGGTTGAAAGCCTGAACACCCTGTACCAGAATGTGCTCGCGGAAGCCTGTCGCTCACCAGAGGACCGCATTGCCAACTTCAAATCCTAG
- a CDS encoding fatty acid desaturase, whose translation MEATTQAPAPAPAENPLFEPHEPHWVSRAAFPIMVGLLALNLGALFAALYHNNYWLVVPLALTASHLMHGNLIGFHEASHGMLRKSRFLNDLDGVFIGFLSFMSFTLYRAAHQTHHAHLGLQRDEELWPFNDPQSPRWFRRLMAFTELFFGLFHTPAMFLRTFWRKNSPIRSKKVRRRIWMELFGIVAFHAALLTTAALTGGWKYWLWMYFIPGFIAGNLQSWRKYVEHVGLTGSTIRSATRSIIADTWTGKFMSFTLLHEPFHGVHHQRAGLPHAELPIYQRDLYPTNDEELEPFRSYSHAIGHLITCLYDPKVGAQWRGVQGAKTAVATR comes from the coding sequence ATGGAAGCCACGACTCAAGCCCCCGCACCAGCTCCTGCTGAAAATCCCCTCTTTGAGCCACACGAACCGCATTGGGTGAGCCGTGCGGCGTTTCCCATCATGGTGGGCCTGCTTGCCCTGAATTTGGGCGCGCTGTTCGCCGCGTTGTATCACAACAACTACTGGCTCGTGGTGCCCCTGGCACTTACCGCCAGCCACCTGATGCACGGCAACCTCATCGGCTTCCATGAGGCGTCCCACGGCATGCTGCGGAAGAGCCGGTTCCTCAATGACCTTGATGGCGTCTTCATCGGCTTCCTCAGCTTCATGAGCTTCACGCTGTATCGCGCGGCGCATCAGACGCACCATGCGCACCTCGGCCTGCAGCGCGATGAGGAACTCTGGCCCTTCAACGACCCCCAGTCGCCGCGCTGGTTCCGCCGTCTCATGGCGTTCACCGAGCTGTTCTTCGGCCTTTTCCACACGCCCGCCATGTTCCTCAGGACGTTCTGGCGGAAGAATTCGCCCATCCGCAGCAAGAAGGTGCGCCGCCGCATCTGGATGGAGCTTTTTGGCATTGTCGCCTTCCATGCCGCGCTACTCACCACAGCGGCTCTCACGGGGGGGTGGAAGTACTGGCTGTGGATGTATTTCATTCCTGGCTTCATCGCGGGCAATCTCCAGAGCTGGCGCAAGTACGTGGAGCACGTGGGTCTGACCGGCTCCACCATCCGCAGCGCTACGCGCAGCATCATCGCGGACACGTGGACCGGAAAGTTCATGTCCTTCACGCTGCTTCATGAGCCCTTCCATGGTGTGCATCACCAGCGCGCCGGATTGCCTCACGCGGAGCTGCCGATCTACCAGAGGGATCTGTATCCTACCAACGACGAGGAATTGGAGCCGTTCCGTAGCTACTCGCACGCGATCGGTCACCTCATCACCTGCCTGTACGATCCAAAAGTGGGCGCGCAATGGCGTGGTGTGCAGGGGGCAAAGACGGCCGTGGCGACGAGGTAG